One window of Trifolium pratense cultivar HEN17-A07 linkage group LG5, ARS_RC_1.1, whole genome shotgun sequence genomic DNA carries:
- the LOC123884319 gene encoding metal tolerance protein 1-like isoform X4 — MGAQSIQHTQIIEISGELPDTGRKICGEATCEFSDAGSISKNSVERSTSMRKLFIAVSLCVIFMAVEVVGGIKANSLAILTDAAHLLSDVAAFAISLFSIWAGGWEPNPRQSFGFFRIEILGALVSMQLIWLLAGILVYEAISRLIAGPQNVDGFLMFVVAAFGLVVNIIMALVLGHDHGHGHGHDHGHDHHGRSHGISVSTNRYVKHTNDEHHHTDGDHTRHHDDEVHHHDHDHKEVTEPLLGESKARPEKTKKRNINVHGAYLHVLGDSIQSIGVMIGGAIIWYKPEWKIVDLICTLIFSVIVLFTTINMLRNILEVLMESTPREIDSTRLQKGLLEMEEVVAVHELHIWAITVGKVLLACHVKINPEADADMMLDKIIDYIKSVHSISHVTIQIER; from the coding sequence ATGGGAGCACAAAGCATTCAGCATACGCAAATTATTGAAATAAGCGGAGAACTTCCTGATACAGGTAGGAAAATTTGCGGAGAAGCAACATGTGAGTTCTCAGATGCGGGATCCATCTCGAAAAATTCTGTAGAACGATCAACTTCGATGCGAAAGCTTTTTATTGCAGTGTCGCTTTGCGTTATTTTCATGGCCGTTGAAGTAGTTGGTGGTATTAAGGCCAACAGTCTTGCTATATTGACTGATGCAGCACATTTGCTTTCAGATGTTGCTGCATTTGCCATCTCCTTATTTTCTATATGGGCCGGGGGATGGGAACCGAATCCACGTCAGTCATTTGGATTTTTTCGAATTGAGATTCTTGGTGCTTTGGTTTCGATGCAATTAATATGGCTGCTTGCTGGAATTCTGGTATATGAAGCCATTTCTAGACTCATTGCAGGTCCTCAAAATGTGGATggttttttaatgtttgtagttgCAGCATTTGGTCTTGTGGTTAACATCATTATGGCTTTGGTATTGGGTCATGATCACGGACACGGACATGGACATGATCACGGACATGATCATCATGGCCGCAGCCATGGTATTTCAGTTTCTACCAATCGTTATGTAAAGCATACAAACGATGAGCATCATCACACTGATGGCGATCACACTCGCCATCATGATGATGAAGTGCATCATCATGACCATGACCACAAAGAGGTTACTGAACCACTTCTTGGTGAATCAAAAGCAAGACCAGAGAAGACGAAGAAACGAAACATAAATGTACACGGGGCTTATCTCCACGTACTTGGGGACTCTATCCAAAGTATTGGAGTAATGATTGGTGGAGCAATTATATGGTATAAACCTGAATGGAAAATTGTTGATTTAATTTGCACTCTAATCTTTTCAGTAATTGTTTTGTTCACAACTATCAACATGCTGAGAAACATTTTGGAAGTCTTGATGGAGAGCACGCCGCGTGAGATAGATTCCACTCGGCTTCAAAAGGGCCTGTTAGAGATGGAAGAAGTAGTAGCTGTTCATGAGCTGCACATATGGGCCATTACAGTTGGGAAGGTATTGCTAGCTTGTCATGTTAAAATCAATCCTGAAGCAGACGCTGACATGATGCTCGACAAGATTATAGACTACATCAAGAGTGTTCATAGCATTAGTCATGTAACTATACAGATAGAACGctag